Part of the Roseobacter litoralis Och 149 genome, ACTATGGCGACGCGATTCCCGGGAAGCAAGAACATTCAGCAAACATTTGGATGAATTTCGCGTTAATGAGCCCCGGAACCGAGATCCGACTGGACTTCATTTTCAAACGAAGCGTCAGTCGGAGCCATGGAAAACGACCCGAAAGATACAGTTCAGCGCCTGTTTGCGGAAGTGACGGCCCAGCTTGAAGACGCAGCGATGGCGGCGCTGAAAGGGCAGTCGCCCTGGATCGACGCGAATAAGGCGCGCGCGGCTGCGACAGCGATCCGCGACAATCTGGCAGAAGTTGACCGGAAACTGGATGCAGCAGAGATGATCGCGGCACGGTATCTACAAGATTAGCCGGGAAAGCCATCTTTACTCTTCCAGAAAGATCAGCTGCGGCGCGATCATCCCGACGCGGGCGCGGCGTGGCGATCGCCATGCCAGAAGTTGTGTCAGGGCATCCACCTGATCGTCGTGGCGCAGGTTGGGAAAGCCGAGCAGTTCGCGTTCGAAACCGGCAAGCCAGGACGCATCTTCGGGCAGCAGCAGATCGCCTGCCTCAATCCGGTGCGTCTGGGCCGAAAACCGGGTTTCCTTGTCGCCATCGGGTTTTCGCGCAACCGGGGTCGGCACCCCGCGGGGAGCTTCATGGCGCAGAACCTGGATCAGCTCCGCCCCGCTCGCCGCATCCTCAATCAGCAGCATATCCGTCTGCCATGAAAGCGCCAGGCCAATTGCACGGCGCTTCAGGTCGGGGAACTGCAGCTTACGGCGAAAGACATCAAGCACGAACACTTCGTTCTTCCGGACGAGCGCTGTGGTACAAACCGAGAAATCATTGAACACACCGTCTTTGCTGGCTGTATCCCAGCTCTGAACGATCAGATCACCCGGCTGGCGTTCCGGCATTTCCTTGTACCGCCTGAACCACTCCCGCTTCACATGCAGACCTTCGGCCGGGACCGGCGATTGCTGATACTGGGCCGAGAACGTCGCGGACCCCATCACAGCTTTCAGCGCATTCAGGCGCTCCACATCTTCACGCTCCGGATGCAGCGCATCGCCGGCGCGCCGTTCGTGCACACGACCGCCGCCCAGCGGCACGCGTTCACTGGTTTCCGCGATCGCCTGCAGGCTCAGATGATCCCAGCCGCCGGCCTCCAGCAGATGCCCGGTCAGATCTTCCTCATGCAGGCGCTGCATCACCAGCAGGATCGCACCCTTCGATTTGTCGTTCAGGCGCGATGACAGCGTATTCGCATACCAGTGGATAACCTTACGTCGTGCAGTCTCCGACATGGCCTCATCGGGTTTGATCGGGTCATCGATGATGATGATGTCACCGCCACGCCCGGTCAGCGTGCCGCCCACTGAAGTGGAAAGACGTCCGCCGCCTTTTGTGGTCGCGAAGTCCATTTCGGCCCCGCCGCCGCGCTTCAGGCGGGTGTCCGGAAAAACGCGGCAGTACCAGTCTGTCTGCATGATCGCACGGCAGTCTCCGGCATGTTTCTGCGCCAGTTCACCCGAATAGCTGACGCAGACGAATTTCAGTCCGGGATCACGGCCGAGCCGCCAGGCAACCCAGGCGACCGAAATCGTGATAGACTTCAGGTAGCGGGGCGGCATGGTCACGATCAGGCGTGTTGAATCGCCGCACTCAACCCTGGCCAGCTGGTGCCCGATGGCATCGTGGTGCCAGTTCGGCACAAAGTGATCGCCCCCCGAGGCCGTTGAGAACGCCTTTGACAGAAACGCGATGAAATCTTCCCGCAGGACAGCGTCGAAGAGTGCCTGGCGGTCAGTCATTGCGCGGGCTCCCGCCCTGCCGTTCCATGAACTGCTTAAGGATGGCGTCATCCTCCGGCGAAAGCCGGGACGCACTGACCGGCACCTCATCCTCCGGCCCCAGCAGAGAAATCGCCAGTTCCGCCAGCTTGCTGATTGCGCGCATATCGCCCTTTACGGCTTTCGCAGTCAGCTGTTTCACCATCAGCTGCTGCTTGGTCAGTTTGCGGGTCCGGCCATTCTCCGTGATCGTGACACGCTCGCCGAGCTCTGCTTTCAGATCGGTTTTCAGCCCGCGCGCGCCTTTCGGCCGGCCGCGCGGATTACCCGATTTCCCCTTCTGAAACTGCCCGCTTTTTGGAGGTTTGCCGTAGCCGACCTTGTAGCTGTCTTTATCTGATCCGCTCATGTGTCCTCTCCGCGTCCGGTACTGAGTGCCGCAAAGCTTTCAAAGCTCTCCGCATGGACTGCCGTTTCGCCGGTTGCGTCCTGCAGGCGGCGAACGATCAGATCTGCATAATGCGGGTCGATTTCCATGCCGACCCCGATCCGTCCGGTCTTTGCGGCCGCAAGCAGGGTTGTACCGGATCCGGCAAAAGCATCGGCAACGATCCCGCCGCGCTCCGAACAGTCCAAGATCGCATCCGCCACCATGTCGACCGGCTTGACTGTCGGATGGGCCTTCAGATCGTCCATGCGACCGGCACGGAAGGTGTTGGCGCCCGCATATGTCCACAGGTTGGACCGGTGCCGGCCTTTGTCGCCCAGACCAAAATTGTTGATGTGAGGAGCCGTGCCGCTCTTGAAGGCAAAGACCAGCTCATGCTGAGACCGGTAAAAACTGCCCATCCCCGCATTGGTCTTGGCCCAGATGCACAGGTTTTTCAGCTCAGGATAGATGCCCTCGGCCGCGTCGAGCACTTCCCGCATGTGCCGCCAGTCCATACAGACAAAATGAACAGAGCCATCCGCGCTGAAGGCCGCCAGATTCCGGAAGGATCCGCGCAGAAAGTCCGTGAAGGCGTCCTGCGACATCTCGCCTGACGCCATGGCGAACTCGCGGTGCTTCACCGCGCCCAGCCCGGACACATGACCCGCGATCGGGACATTGTAGGGTGGGTCCACAAAGATCATCTGCGCTTTGTCCTGATCCATGAGCGCCCGCCAGTCGGCGGGGTTCAGCGCGTCGCCGCAGAGCAATCGGTGCTTCCCGATGAGCCAGAGATCACCGGGGCGGCTGACCGGCGGCCGATCGGTTTCCGGCAGCGGCACGGGTTCAGGCTCAGGCGCCGTTTCCGGCGCGAGCAGCACATCGATCTCGCCGGTTTCAAACCCGGTCAGCTCGATGTCGAAATCAATACTGAGGTCCAGCAGACCCTGCAGTTCGATCTTCAGCAGATCACTGTCCCAGCCGGCATTTTCTGCGAGCTTGTTGTCAGTGATAATGTAGGCCCGCTTCTGAGCCTCGCTCATGTGCTCCAGCCGCAGGACAGGAACGTCCGTTATTCCGAGCAGCTTTGCCGCTGCGATGCGGCCATGGCCCGCAATGACACCACCTCCCGCGTCGATCAGAACCGGATTGGTCCAGCCGAACTCCCTAATACTGTCGGCGATCTGCCGGATCTGCTTTTTCGAATGCGTGCGGGGATTGTTAGCGTAGGGATTCAGGTCGCCCACGGGCCTCATTGTCATATCACCCGGATCGGGCAGCGTGAATGTCTCTTGTCTGGTCATGACGTTTCCTTTGCTGATGTGCGCTTGCGCGCGGTTCAGAACTGCCCGGACGGGTCCATAGGCAGCTCACAGCATCGGAATCTCATACAGCCGGCACAAAGTAACCTGGCATTACGTCGGGCGGCCCGATGGATTAACTATCTGGTAGTAAATGACTTCTGTTCAGGAAGTCAGCTCTCGGAGTCGTCGAGCAGCCGTGCGGCGGGCACCTTCAGAGCTTCCGCAATTCGCTCAAGCACAACAACCGTCGGATTGCGAACACCCCGCTCAACGCCGCTGACATATGTCCGGTGTAAACCACATTCGAGCGCAAGCCCCTCTTGCGAGAAGCCTGCTTGCTTGCGGTATTTCTTCAGATTACGGCCAACCCGCTGACGAACATCCATTCGATGTATGGGTCATGGATGTTGCCTTTTAATCTACAGACTATAAGTATCATTTTACTTGACTGGCAGGGCGCGGGAAGCGGTACTGCGCGCGGGAGATAAGGAGAACAGCATGCTTGATGACATCCATAACGCGGCCTCCAGCCTGCGGGAACAATATCTTGAATACGCCCTCATGGGAGTCCTCTGTCAGGAAATGTGGAAGCGCGGCGTGGAAATGGACATCCTGCGCAGCCACACAGATCGCAGTGGCTATGACATCCTGCTGGAGGCAAACGGTATCCAGCGTCATGTTCAGCTGAAATCAAGTTTCGTCGGCGCAAAGACCAGCCGGCAGAAGATCAATGTGAAGCTCGCCGAGAAACCGTCAGGCTGTGTTATCTGGGTCTGGTTCGACCCCGCTACTCTGGAGCTGGTTCACTACCTTTGGTTTGGTGCCGAACCCGGGCAACCGGTGCCCGATCTGGGCGAACGGATCGGGAAACACTCTAAAGGAAATGCCGAGGGCTACAAGGCCGAGAGGTCGGATATACGGATCCTGAACAAGGGACAGTTTGATGCGGCCGGGTCAGCCAGCTGTCTGGCTAATCATTTGTTCGGGAAAGCCCCGGCATGCTCGAAGAGTGACAACACAGCGTGAAAAGGCAAACCGGATTCCTGCTTCTTCAGATTGCCTCAAGCACGGGCGGTCCTTTTAGCGTAATAGGGGGTTCGGCTAGGACTTCGCCTTCCATCACGCAGTTCACGGCGACGCACGCAACCTCGGGCTTCCAAGGCAGTTGGATGACTAAAGATGGGTCGGGCACGGCCAGCAAATCAGCGTGGGCCGGGTTCATATCCAGCCATGTGGCAAATCCGGCAAAGCCAGCGCCGGGACTAGCTTTGGGTGTTGGCCGCCGAACAGGTCCGTAAAGGCAATCATGAAGTATTTGACGGCATTATCATTAGCGAATGTGGTGAAATCAGTGGCCACGCGGTCCGGTCCCCGTGATCAGCCCCGCATGGGCCTGAACGGCTGGTCGAGTTTCCGATCCGCTATTTGTCGGTCATCTGCTGTCCGTAACAGAAATCCTGAGCCGGTCCATGTTTTACAATCTATAGTGCCCGCAACCAATCATCCCACCTGGGATCATTGAACACCATACGGGCCCGTGCGTATTTCCAAATGCCATATTTCTGATAGTCAAAATCCCAAGATTGCAGCTGACGTTGTTGGACAGCCCAAGACCCCCACTTCATGTCAGCCAGTGCCCGACCGACGGTGACACGGGCAACGATATCCATGCTGGCATGCCCATAATATCGCTCCACCATCTCAAGCGAGGTCTTTTCATCAATAAACATCTCGCCCAAGAACATACCCAGTTCATACGCCCGCTCATTGTTGGAGGCGTATTCAAAATCGATCATTTTCATGTCGGTCAGGATGCCTTGCTTTTCAGACACCATAAAGTTGCCGGGCATCGGGTCGTTATGACAGGGCACAAGATCAAGACCCGCCGCCAGAAAAGCAGATTTGGATTTCATGTATTGCTTCATCAGCCAGTCGATATCGACCGGATAGATGGCACCAAGCGATTGGCCCTGTTCGATATGTTCATCGATCATGTCAAAGCAGGTTTTGGTTTCCGAAAGGGGCTGGCCGGAATGAAAAATCTTGTAAAGGTCCACCACGCTCTCGAGATAGACCCTATGCGCATAGTCCGCATTGGTTGAGGCCCTATAACCCAGCAGAAACTCAGCGACCTCAAGCCCGGTTTTCTTGTCGAAATGAAGCACCCGAGGGCCTATGCCCATAGCATGCGCCTGAACGGACGCATCGTTGGATGCGTCACGATTGATAAAGCTGTCGGTCCCAGAGCCGAAAACCTTCATAAAGTGTTTCTTGCCATCTTTGATAGCGACGAAATTGGCATTTGTGACACCGCCGTCCAGCGGTGCGACGTCAACTTCATCCCATGACCAACCCGGAACCGAATTGACCGCATTGCGAAGCTGTTCTTCTAAAGTGCTGGACATACCCTACCCCTAGGCTGCGACCCGAATGCGATCATTTGCATCCGAGCTTTTGAGGCGCGCTTCGAGGCGCAGGAAACGCCACGCCGCGTATTTTGAGAATTCCAGGTGGCTGCGGGCCGATTTTGCGCCCATCAGCGCACCGATCAACCCCCAACGCAAATCGTCTGCCAGACCGTAAAGCATCGCCCGCTGAAACAGCCCCTCGTCAAAAGACCCATGCCACTCTTCAAACCCGGCACGCGCATCCAGATCGTTTTCGAAAAACTCCACGAGGTGACAGCCGATATCCTCGAACGGATCGCAGTCTCCGGCCAAATCAAAGTCAATAAGCCTGACCGAGGTATCTCCGCCCACCATATAGTTGGCCGTGTTGCCATCCCGGTGACATGGAACGCGATCCTGACCTGCGCTAGCTATCTTGTGCCGAGCGTCTGCAAAGAAGCTGACGAATACCCCAAGGTCACGGTGGGTGGCGACAGAGCTTTCGCGCACCATCGAAACGAATGTGTCGATCTCATCAAAAATGCTAACAGGCTTGCCAATCGGCGTCAGGCTTTGAAACGCTTTCTTCGCCTCAATCACGGCGGTTCGGGTGTGGGCATTCACAACATCCTGTAACCCTCCAGATCGCCAGGGCGGTGCTAGTTCTTCGAACGCAATGATCCCATGAGATGCCCACATGCCGGTCACGGACGGGCCGATTCCTGCGTCGCCAGCCATTGCTGCGGCCCGCATGGATGCGGCGACATCAACGTAAAACGCGGTGTCGGGGTGATAATGTTTCAGAATGACCGATCCTGTTGGGGAAGAGGCTCGCCACATGTCTCCTTCGACGCCGCGCCAGGCGGGCGATGCCAGAACGGTCAGAGGATTGTCCATCGTTGCAGGAGCCTCTCCCAAATACGCGGTGGCGCAAAACAGCGCTGCGTCTTGCCTGCTTGAACTCATTCTCGCGCTCCTTTTTTGAACCAAACGATCTGTCTCTGGCGCCTGACAGGTCAGAAATCAGCCTAAGGAAACGTGCAAAAGCAACA contains:
- the terL gene encoding phage terminase large subunit — its product is MPNWHHDAIGHQLARVECGDSTRLIVTMPPRYLKSITISVAWVAWRLGRDPGLKFVCVSYSGELAQKHAGDCRAIMQTDWYCRVFPDTRLKRGGGAEMDFATTKGGGRLSTSVGGTLTGRGGDIIIIDDPIKPDEAMSETARRKVIHWYANTLSSRLNDKSKGAILLVMQRLHEEDLTGHLLEAGGWDHLSLQAIAETSERVPLGGGRVHERRAGDALHPEREDVERLNALKAVMGSATFSAQYQQSPVPAEGLHVKREWFRRYKEMPERQPGDLIVQSWDTASKDGVFNDFSVCTTALVRKNEVFVLDVFRRKLQFPDLKRRAIGLALSWQTDMLLIEDAASGAELIQVLRHEAPRGVPTPVARKPDGDKETRFSAQTHRIEAGDLLLPEDASWLAGFERELLGFPNLRHDDQVDALTQLLAWRSPRRARVGMIAPQLIFLEE
- a CDS encoding DUF5681 domain-containing protein: MSGSDKDSYKVGYGKPPKSGQFQKGKSGNPRGRPKGARGLKTDLKAELGERVTITENGRTRKLTKQQLMVKQLTAKAVKGDMRAISKLAELAISLLGPEDEVPVSASRLSPEDDAILKQFMERQGGSPRND
- a CDS encoding site-specific DNA-methyltransferase; this translates as MTRQETFTLPDPGDMTMRPVGDLNPYANNPRTHSKKQIRQIADSIREFGWTNPVLIDAGGGVIAGHGRIAAAKLLGITDVPVLRLEHMSEAQKRAYIITDNKLAENAGWDSDLLKIELQGLLDLSIDFDIELTGFETGEIDVLLAPETAPEPEPVPLPETDRPPVSRPGDLWLIGKHRLLCGDALNPADWRALMDQDKAQMIFVDPPYNVPIAGHVSGLGAVKHREFAMASGEMSQDAFTDFLRGSFRNLAAFSADGSVHFVCMDWRHMREVLDAAEGIYPELKNLCIWAKTNAGMGSFYRSQHELVFAFKSGTAPHINNFGLGDKGRHRSNLWTYAGANTFRAGRMDDLKAHPTVKPVDMVADAILDCSERGGIVADAFAGSGTTLLAAAKTGRIGVGMEIDPHYADLIVRRLQDATGETAVHAESFESFAALSTGRGEDT
- a CDS encoding helix-turn-helix domain-containing protein; protein product: MDVRQRVGRNLKKYRKQAGFSQEGLALECGLHRTYVSGVERGVRNPTVVVLERIAEALKVPAARLLDDSES
- a CDS encoding choline kinase family protein; translation: MSSTLEEQLRNAVNSVPGWSWDEVDVAPLDGGVTNANFVAIKDGKKHFMKVFGSGTDSFINRDASNDASVQAHAMGIGPRVLHFDKKTGLEVAEFLLGYRASTNADYAHRVYLESVVDLYKIFHSGQPLSETKTCFDMIDEHIEQGQSLGAIYPVDIDWLMKQYMKSKSAFLAAGLDLVPCHNDPMPGNFMVSEKQGILTDMKMIDFEYASNNERAYELGMFLGEMFIDEKTSLEMVERYYGHASMDIVARVTVGRALADMKWGSWAVQQRQLQSWDFDYQKYGIWKYARARMVFNDPRWDDWLRAL
- a CDS encoding phosphotransferase family protein, producing MSSSRQDAALFCATAYLGEAPATMDNPLTVLASPAWRGVEGDMWRASSPTGSVILKHYHPDTAFYVDVAASMRAAAMAGDAGIGPSVTGMWASHGIIAFEELAPPWRSGGLQDVVNAHTRTAVIEAKKAFQSLTPIGKPVSIFDEIDTFVSMVRESSVATHRDLGVFVSFFADARHKIASAGQDRVPCHRDGNTANYMVGGDTSVRLIDFDLAGDCDPFEDIGCHLVEFFENDLDARAGFEEWHGSFDEGLFQRAMLYGLADDLRWGLIGALMGAKSARSHLEFSKYAAWRFLRLEARLKSSDANDRIRVAA